The following coding sequences are from one Rhodobiaceae bacterium window:
- a CDS encoding nitronate monooxygenase → MNRVCEHLGSKYPIVQAPMGWIARSQLASAVCEAGGMGIIETSSGETEACQAEIRKMQEITDKPFGVNLPIMFLREKAILDFVCESGVKLVTTSAGSPKKFIGPLKEAGITVYHAVPTVEAAVKCAEAGVDGLVVEGAEGGGFKNPEEVSTLVLLQAIRAKVDIPLIAAGGITDGKGMVAAFALGAEGVQMGTRFVSAAESPVHANYKNAIIEANEAGTWVLNKKASPCIRALKTERTAKIHEDGLMPADTFANILDLYFGGDMEASVGLAGQSVGLIDEVKSVKQIIEETVTEFFEITSRMGACADNKNFG, encoded by the coding sequence ATGAACCGCGTTTGCGAACATCTAGGCTCGAAATACCCTATCGTGCAGGCCCCTATGGGCTGGATTGCGCGCTCACAACTGGCATCAGCCGTATGCGAAGCCGGTGGCATGGGCATCATCGAAACCTCTTCTGGGGAGACTGAGGCCTGTCAGGCGGAAATCCGCAAAATGCAGGAAATCACTGACAAACCCTTTGGTGTGAACCTGCCGATCATGTTTCTGCGGGAGAAGGCGATCCTCGACTTTGTTTGTGAGAGCGGTGTGAAACTCGTCACTACGTCTGCAGGCAGCCCAAAGAAATTTATTGGTCCGCTCAAAGAAGCAGGCATCACGGTGTACCACGCAGTACCCACGGTCGAAGCGGCGGTCAAGTGCGCGGAAGCAGGCGTTGACGGTCTGGTTGTTGAGGGTGCCGAAGGCGGCGGTTTCAAAAATCCGGAGGAAGTGTCCACGCTGGTTCTGCTGCAGGCCATCCGCGCGAAGGTCGATATTCCATTGATCGCAGCTGGCGGTATCACAGACGGCAAGGGCATGGTGGCGGCCTTCGCTCTTGGCGCAGAGGGTGTGCAGATGGGGACTCGCTTTGTGAGCGCTGCTGAAAGTCCGGTTCATGCAAACTACAAAAATGCGATCATTGAAGCGAACGAAGCCGGGACCTGGGTTCTGAACAAAAAAGCCTCGCCCTGCATCCGTGCGTTGAAGACAGAACGCACCGCGAAAATTCATGAAGACGGTCTGATGCCCGCAGATACGTTTGCGAACATTCTCGATCTCTATTTCGGGGGTGACATGGAAGCAAGCGTAGGCTTGGCGGGTCAGTCCGTTGGGCTCATCGATGAAGTCAAGTCGGTGAAACAGATTATTGAAGAAACAGTGACTGAGTTTTTCGAGATCACAAGCCGCATGGGCGCATGCGCAGACAATAAGAACTTCGGCTGA
- a CDS encoding arylesterase: MRTFLIILGLVLAVVLWRGYEFASTAGMFRALEPQMAGQCTIVPGVVGPEDHTIDPETGIVYLSGYDRVSAIGGSPKPGAIWTYDLNDPEAVPVNATPDADAGFQPHGISLYIGEDGSRRLFVINHGNNEQAVDIFDVGEGSLQKVTTVTGELLRTPNDLVAVSPEAFYFSNDHRFLADDFMRPFEDFLGLPMTDAVLYDGTDFRTVAPSVKGANGINVSADGETLYLSAARGGAVHVYDRDLSSGDLTYRKTIELPGLPDNIELLPDGQLLVALHPKALELLAHFGDPTQNAPSHIVKVDPESGNVETIFLGLGEDLSAASTGAIFKDRLIVGAIIESKFLDCDLSASN, encoded by the coding sequence ATGCGCACATTTTTGATCATTCTTGGATTGGTATTAGCGGTTGTTCTTTGGCGCGGATATGAGTTCGCTTCAACGGCAGGCATGTTCCGCGCCCTCGAACCCCAAATGGCAGGGCAATGCACAATCGTACCGGGTGTTGTCGGCCCGGAAGATCACACCATCGATCCCGAGACAGGCATCGTCTATCTCTCCGGCTATGACCGGGTGAGTGCGATTGGCGGGAGCCCAAAGCCTGGCGCCATCTGGACCTATGACCTGAACGACCCGGAAGCTGTGCCGGTCAATGCAACACCCGACGCAGATGCTGGTTTTCAACCCCATGGCATTTCCCTCTATATCGGGGAAGACGGTTCACGACGTCTCTTCGTGATCAACCACGGCAATAACGAACAAGCAGTCGACATTTTCGACGTGGGTGAGGGCAGCCTCCAGAAAGTCACCACCGTGACCGGAGAGCTTTTGCGCACGCCCAATGATCTTGTGGCCGTGTCGCCCGAGGCCTTCTATTTCTCCAACGATCATCGCTTTCTCGCCGATGATTTCATGCGACCTTTTGAAGACTTTTTGGGGCTCCCCATGACCGACGCCGTTCTTTATGACGGCACCGACTTCAGAACCGTTGCACCCAGCGTCAAAGGCGCAAACGGGATCAACGTGAGCGCTGATGGCGAAACACTTTATTTGAGTGCTGCCCGCGGAGGCGCCGTTCACGTCTATGACCGTGATCTATCTTCCGGTGATCTGACATATCGCAAGACAATTGAGCTGCCGGGCTTGCCCGACAATATTGAGCTTCTGCCGGACGGCCAGTTGCTGGTCGCGCTGCATCCCAAAGCGCTTGAGCTGCTTGCCCATTTTGGTGACCCAACGCAGAACGCGCCATCACACATCGTGAAGGTTGACCCGGAAAGCGGGAATGTTGAAACGATCTTCCTGGGTCTGGGCGAAGACCTGTCGGCTGCCAGCACCGGAGCGATCTTCAAAGATCGTCTGATCGTTGGCGCCATCATTGAATCGAAATTCTTAGATTGTGACCTTTCAGCATCCAACTAA
- the yjmB gene encoding putative symporter YjmB yields MSKTSSGVSRSATILHGSVGLPTAMFGYPIAIWLPAFYAGELGVSLAVVGTMIMLARLTDVVTDPVIGFLSDRSKLPMGRRKPFMVAGLPILALGVIMLFLPNQLGFSSVGPMHLVLWISIMFLGATMVYIPYYAWGAELSPDYNERSRITAVREIFILVGLAFAAAIPFGVELVNGEGAGRDPGLVLEAMAWAIVILMPSLVLLVVWRVAEPKSEVRKDVPLLDGLRLVLRNGPMVRVLAIVLIVTGGEAFRNALSLFFMRDVIGINSIGSLYFIYFGAGLAAIPFWLWLGRKMGKHKAFAVCMATVAAISIATYFLGPGDVTPFTLLFIAKGFCFGGLQFLPLSMLADVVDVDTARSKGERAGTFFAISGMTAKLATAFGTGISLNVVAFFGFNPSGDAGVNGATELNWLAINYAIMPAVFFIAALWLTWNYPLTAERQARLRGLIERRTARLQAEAESLTRAGETS; encoded by the coding sequence GTGAGCAAAACATCTTCTGGCGTCAGTCGAAGCGCCACCATCCTGCATGGATCAGTGGGCCTGCCCACGGCCATGTTTGGCTACCCGATTGCCATCTGGCTGCCGGCATTTTATGCCGGTGAACTAGGCGTGTCGCTGGCCGTGGTTGGCACGATGATCATGCTGGCACGCCTCACGGATGTAGTGACAGACCCGGTCATTGGATTTCTGTCAGACAGGTCAAAACTGCCAATGGGGCGACGCAAACCTTTCATGGTTGCAGGTCTGCCCATCCTCGCCTTGGGCGTGATCATGCTCTTCCTGCCAAACCAGTTGGGGTTCTCTTCGGTTGGCCCGATGCATCTGGTTTTGTGGATCAGCATCATGTTTCTGGGCGCGACCATGGTCTACATCCCCTATTACGCTTGGGGGGCAGAGCTGTCACCGGACTATAATGAGCGCAGCCGTATCACAGCGGTGCGAGAGATTTTCATCCTGGTGGGCCTTGCTTTCGCTGCGGCGATCCCATTCGGCGTAGAACTGGTGAATGGAGAGGGCGCAGGGCGTGATCCTGGGCTCGTACTTGAAGCCATGGCCTGGGCCATTGTGATCCTGATGCCGTCACTGGTGTTGCTGGTTGTTTGGCGTGTGGCTGAACCCAAATCAGAGGTTCGAAAAGATGTACCTCTTTTGGACGGTCTGAGACTTGTCCTTCGCAATGGTCCCATGGTGCGCGTGCTTGCTATTGTGCTGATTGTCACCGGCGGGGAGGCTTTCCGAAATGCATTGTCTCTTTTCTTTATGCGCGATGTGATCGGCATCAACAGCATCGGCTCACTTTACTTCATCTACTTTGGTGCGGGGCTCGCCGCCATTCCGTTCTGGCTGTGGCTTGGACGCAAGATGGGAAAACACAAAGCCTTTGCTGTATGTATGGCGACCGTCGCGGCGATCTCCATCGCGACGTACTTTCTCGGACCAGGCGATGTGACTCCGTTCACCTTGCTCTTCATCGCCAAAGGCTTTTGCTTCGGTGGCCTGCAATTCCTGCCGCTTTCAATGCTCGCAGATGTTGTTGATGTGGATACAGCCAGATCCAAGGGTGAGCGGGCAGGCACCTTCTTTGCGATTTCCGGCATGACCGCAAAGCTGGCAACGGCCTTCGGAACCGGGATCTCATTGAACGTCGTCGCGTTTTTTGGCTTCAATCCATCAGGCGATGCAGGCGTCAATGGGGCAACTGAGCTGAACTGGCTGGCGATCAATTATGCCATCATGCCAGCGGTCTTCTTCATTGCAGCACTCTGGCTGACCTGGAACTATCCACTCACCGCCGAGCGTCAGGCGCGATTGCGTGGCCTGATCGAACGACGAACAGCACGCCTGCAAGCAGAAGCTGAGTCTCTAACCCGCGCTGGCGAAACAAGTTAA
- the comR gene encoding HTH-type transcriptional repressor ComR, giving the protein MPTSSAPKPNHLGAQQRSAILDKAFALFARQGYRRTSFGDIAEEVGLSRPAIYHYFKNKDAVFTAVTDRIHKDISLAIDRAMDKPGSVEDRLLAVFEARAGRDYALLFVSPYGRELLEERKKREGGDSRDSGVQARMAMEQIIREGETSGDLALSVLGMTPESTIDLLEHFFEGLLAREASEANASAAARSMVGLFVAGLRISPPSEG; this is encoded by the coding sequence ATGCCCACGTCATCCGCCCCAAAACCCAATCATTTAGGCGCTCAACAGCGCTCAGCGATCTTGGACAAGGCGTTTGCGCTCTTTGCGCGGCAGGGGTACAGGCGCACGTCTTTTGGCGATATCGCCGAGGAAGTGGGGCTCTCGCGCCCCGCCATCTATCACTATTTCAAGAACAAGGACGCCGTGTTTACGGCGGTCACTGACCGTATTCACAAAGACATTTCGCTCGCCATCGATCGGGCGATGGACAAGCCCGGTTCTGTCGAAGACCGCCTATTGGCCGTCTTTGAAGCGCGCGCCGGTCGAGACTATGCGCTTCTCTTTGTGTCGCCCTATGGCAGGGAACTATTGGAAGAACGCAAAAAACGGGAGGGAGGCGATAGCCGAGACTCTGGCGTTCAAGCCCGTATGGCAATGGAACAGATCATCCGCGAAGGCGAAACATCGGGGGACCTTGCCCTTTCCGTGTTGGGCATGACCCCGGAAAGCACCATCGACCTGTTGGAACATTTTTTCGAAGGTCTGTTGGCGCGCGAGGCGTCGGAAGCAAATGCAAGCGCGGCAGCGCGGTCAATGGTCGGGTTGTTCGTTGCAGGGCTGCGAATATCACCACCGAGCGAAGGGTAA
- the pkn1 gene encoding serine/threonine-protein kinase pkn1 — MMFSTPPISLSATYALFVAFASTLTLIAPASAADPLLEEKVDCTDCLQFERIEPAIFTMGSDVQGDQMGPDELPAVEITIAEPFMMAVTQVTRAQFAQFAEATGHRTRLGCWTYTQYGWAQDEAADWRAPGFEQTESDPVVCVSREDALAYIAWASDRDGNSYRLPSEAEWHLASAANLSEPFWGTRYDVCNFGNVPDLTSKNKTAKAGEPCDDGALYTAPVASYQPNPNGLYDMIGNAWEWTADCWTGSYEDLPADGSPLSDAACQEFALRGHSWTDAPGPVRPQTRYSLSPVARQSMVSFRLAMDVPEAD, encoded by the coding sequence ATGATGTTCAGCACGCCACCTATCAGTTTATCCGCCACCTATGCGCTGTTCGTGGCATTTGCATCCACACTAACCCTTATTGCTCCTGCAAGTGCAGCGGATCCGCTCTTGGAAGAAAAAGTGGACTGCACAGATTGCCTCCAGTTTGAGAGGATTGAGCCCGCGATCTTCACGATGGGGTCAGATGTTCAGGGCGACCAGATGGGTCCAGATGAACTCCCCGCCGTTGAAATCACAATAGCCGAACCCTTCATGATGGCTGTGACACAGGTGACCCGCGCTCAGTTCGCTCAATTTGCCGAAGCAACCGGTCACCGGACGCGGCTTGGATGCTGGACCTATACACAATATGGCTGGGCACAAGACGAGGCGGCGGACTGGCGCGCTCCAGGCTTCGAACAAACGGAGTCTGATCCTGTGGTTTGCGTATCGCGTGAGGATGCGCTCGCCTATATTGCCTGGGCGTCTGATCGTGATGGCAACTCATATCGACTTCCGAGCGAAGCAGAGTGGCATCTTGCGAGCGCGGCAAACCTGTCCGAGCCCTTTTGGGGCACGCGATATGACGTCTGCAATTTTGGCAATGTTCCCGACCTCACCTCAAAGAACAAGACCGCCAAGGCCGGGGAACCCTGCGATGACGGCGCGCTCTATACGGCACCGGTCGCCAGCTACCAACCGAACCCCAATGGGCTCTACGACATGATCGGCAATGCATGGGAATGGACAGCAGATTGCTGGACGGGCAGCTATGAGGATCTACCAGCCGACGGCTCGCCTCTCTCAGACGCGGCGTGTCAGGAATTCGCTTTAAGGGGACACTCCTGGACCGATGCGCCGGGGCCTGTCCGGCCTCAGACCCGCTACTCCCTTTCGCCCGTTGCGCGGCAATCCATGGTCAGCTTTCGACTTGCGATGGATGTGCCTGAGGCTGACTAA
- a CDS encoding putative 4-hydroxy-4-methyl-2-oxoglutarate aldolase, with protein MSTSLATTDLSDAHADSIAHVDPIFFDYGGQLTFHGPITTLKVFEDNALVRSAVEGPGDGRVLVVDGGGSLRCALFGGNLAQLAASNGWAGVLVFGCVRDRDELAAEKVGIKAIGHHPRRSIKKGLGDIDLPVTFGGVTFAPGAWLYADRDGVIVSQTALT; from the coding sequence ATGTCTACATCTTTGGCGACGACCGACCTGAGCGATGCGCACGCGGACAGTATTGCCCACGTCGATCCGATCTTCTTCGATTATGGAGGGCAACTGACCTTTCATGGGCCCATCACCACGCTCAAAGTTTTTGAAGACAATGCGCTTGTCCGCTCAGCCGTCGAAGGCCCGGGCGACGGGCGCGTGCTTGTGGTCGACGGTGGTGGTTCTTTGCGCTGTGCGCTGTTTGGCGGCAATCTCGCGCAGCTTGCGGCATCAAACGGCTGGGCCGGCGTCCTGGTCTTTGGCTGTGTCCGTGACAGAGATGAGCTTGCAGCCGAGAAGGTTGGCATCAAGGCCATTGGTCACCATCCCCGCAGAAGCATCAAAAAGGGTCTCGGTGATATCGATCTGCCCGTTACCTTTGGTGGCGTCACCTTCGCCCCCGGCGCTTGGCTCTATGCTGATCGGGACGGCGTGATTGTCTCGCAGACCGCGCTCACTTAG
- the acdA gene encoding acyl-CoA dehydrogenase, with translation MDLSLNAEDDAFRAEVRSFLEDTLPQDVKEAPSVGVAIEKPLLKKWHKILADKGWAAPHWPVEHGGTGWTITQKHIWDEEVSRAGAPRLMAFGLSMVGPVIYAFGNEEQKAQHLPGILNGDVWWCQGYSEPGSGSDLSSLKTKAVRDGDDYIINGQKIWTSYAHEADWIFCLVRTDDSGKQQEGISFVLIDMKTPGVEVKPIVSIDGLHHLNEVFFTDVRVPVANRIGEEGKGWTYAKFLLVNERTGIAGVAQSKMAVDRLKTIANTETGGNGDTLWDQDGFRRKLSEIEVKLQSLEYTDLRILADVAAGKDAGPESSILKIIGSEVQQELASLTVEALQHYALPSHVDDLEGRSNQKPVGPDYSLLPVVNMAFGRASSIYGGSNEIQRNVIAKAVLGF, from the coding sequence ATGGACCTCTCACTCAACGCTGAAGATGACGCATTTCGTGCGGAGGTACGCAGCTTCCTGGAAGACACCCTGCCGCAGGACGTGAAAGAAGCGCCCTCTGTCGGCGTTGCGATTGAGAAACCGCTTCTGAAAAAATGGCACAAGATTCTCGCAGACAAAGGCTGGGCGGCCCCTCATTGGCCGGTCGAGCATGGCGGTACCGGATGGACCATCACGCAGAAGCATATCTGGGATGAAGAGGTGAGCCGCGCCGGCGCGCCGCGTCTGATGGCGTTTGGCCTCTCCATGGTGGGGCCTGTCATCTATGCATTCGGCAATGAAGAACAGAAAGCGCAGCACCTGCCCGGCATCCTGAATGGGGATGTCTGGTGGTGTCAGGGCTATTCAGAACCAGGGTCCGGCTCTGACCTTTCCTCGCTCAAAACGAAGGCCGTGCGCGACGGTGATGACTACATCATCAATGGTCAGAAGATCTGGACATCTTATGCTCACGAAGCTGACTGGATTTTCTGTCTCGTCCGCACAGACGATAGCGGCAAGCAGCAGGAAGGCATCAGCTTTGTTCTCATCGACATGAAGACACCAGGTGTCGAAGTAAAACCCATCGTCTCCATTGATGGCCTCCATCATCTGAATGAAGTGTTCTTCACTGACGTGCGCGTTCCAGTAGCAAACCGCATCGGGGAGGAAGGTAAAGGCTGGACTTATGCTAAGTTCCTGCTCGTGAATGAGCGCACAGGCATTGCCGGTGTTGCCCAATCCAAAATGGCGGTCGACCGCTTGAAAACGATCGCCAATACAGAAACGGGCGGCAATGGTGACACGCTCTGGGACCAGGATGGGTTCCGCCGCAAACTGTCAGAGATAGAAGTGAAGCTTCAGAGCCTTGAATATACGGATCTGCGCATTCTGGCAGACGTGGCTGCAGGCAAAGACGCAGGGCCTGAAAGCTCGATCCTGAAGATCATCGGCTCGGAAGTGCAACAGGAACTCGCGAGCCTTACCGTCGAGGCGTTGCAGCATTATGCACTGCCCTCCCATGTGGACGACCTGGAAGGCCGAAGCAATCAGAAGCCGGTCGGGCCTGATTACTCGCTTCTGCCTGTCGTCAATATGGCGTTTGGGCGTGCCTCTTCCATCTATGGCGGCTCCAACGAAATCCAG
- a CDS encoding bifunctional beta-D-glucosidase/beta-D-fucosidase, whose translation MTKFPEGFIWGTATAAHQVEGNNTSNDFWLMEHTEPTMFKEPSGDACDQFHLYEQDVRLLKELGFNAYRFSVEWARVEPEKGEISNAALEHYRRMTAFVREQGLTPIVTLHHFTSPLWFAREGGFASEDGPAHFANYAGIMADVLGDNWGQVCTINEINIPMRFFHDGMLGDQSRLAPFLEAAQKRCGSDAFSSFFIGDIAGAAEGMKKGHRLAVDAIRARAPETPVGVTLAIQDEQAIEGGEALRDAARARCIDAFLDITKGDDFVGVQTYSRSIYGPDGKLKVPDEVETTQMGYEFYPEALEATIRYTANYTGLPIIVTESGIGTEDDSRRRAYVETALRGVQNCLADGIDVQGYCYWSMLDNFEWMLGYKPTFGLIAVDRITQTRTVKPSAQWLGAIAKANAI comes from the coding sequence ATGACCAAGTTTCCAGAAGGCTTTATCTGGGGCACCGCGACCGCGGCACATCAGGTTGAAGGAAACAACACCTCCAACGACTTCTGGTTGATGGAGCACACCGAGCCGACAATGTTCAAAGAGCCGTCGGGAGATGCCTGTGATCAATTCCATCTCTACGAGCAGGATGTGCGACTTCTAAAAGAGCTTGGTTTCAACGCTTATCGTTTTTCTGTTGAGTGGGCGCGGGTGGAACCTGAAAAGGGCGAGATTTCGAACGCGGCTCTTGAGCATTATCGGCGCATGACCGCGTTTGTGAGAGAGCAAGGGCTTACGCCCATTGTGACGCTTCACCACTTCACATCGCCTCTATGGTTTGCGCGCGAAGGTGGTTTTGCCTCAGAAGACGGGCCGGCCCATTTCGCAAACTATGCGGGCATCATGGCGGATGTGTTGGGGGACAATTGGGGGCAGGTCTGCACCATCAATGAAATCAACATTCCCATGCGCTTCTTTCATGACGGAATGCTGGGTGATCAATCACGTCTCGCGCCGTTTCTTGAAGCAGCGCAGAAGCGCTGCGGGTCAGATGCTTTCTCTTCGTTCTTCATTGGCGATATTGCAGGTGCTGCAGAAGGCATGAAAAAGGGGCACCGTCTCGCGGTTGACGCAATTCGTGCGAGAGCGCCGGAAACCCCAGTGGGCGTTACCCTTGCCATTCAGGACGAACAGGCGATTGAGGGCGGTGAAGCATTGCGGGATGCGGCCCGCGCTCGCTGCATTGATGCGTTTCTCGACATCACCAAGGGCGATGATTTTGTCGGCGTTCAGACTTACTCCCGATCCATCTATGGGCCGGACGGGAAGCTCAAGGTGCCCGACGAAGTCGAGACCACACAGATGGGGTATGAGTTTTATCCAGAAGCGCTCGAAGCAACCATTCGCTACACGGCCAACTATACCGGTCTGCCAATCATCGTGACTGAGAGCGGCATTGGGACTGAAGATGACAGCAGGCGTCGCGCCTATGTGGAGACTGCGCTCCGAGGTGTCCAGAACTGCCTCGCCGACGGCATCGATGTCCAAGGCTATTGCTACTGGTCCATGCTCGATAATTTCGAATGGATGTTGGGCTATAAGCCAACCTTCGGTCTGATCGCTGTTGACCGCATCACCCAGACACGGACCGTGAAGCCGAGTGCTCAATGGTTGGGCGCGATTGCAAAAGCCAATGCGATTTAG
- the dan gene encoding D-aminoacylase, whose amino-acid sequence MSDFDLIIRSGTVLDGTGAEGYRADVAIKSGCVAAVGHVEGSATEEIDASDMLVTPGWVDVHTHYDGQVTWDSFVTPSSLHGATTVVMGNCGVGFAPVRKQDHKTLISLMEGVEDIPGAALHEGLSWNWESFPEYLDAIEERAHDIDVAAQVPHGALRVYVMGERGAALEKATVEDIAEMARLNREAVEAGALGFTTSRTILHKTAEGAAVPTYDAAREELLGIAEEMGKSGAGVLQLVSDFADLQVEFETLTEMARLSRRPLSLSLAQADVMPGRYKELLAKLEEANRAGLEMRGQVANRPVGLLLGLQGSVHPFITYPSYRGIAELPLAERVAKMREPGFRDRLLSEKPQKGNVFANHIASSYDKMFQLGDPPNYEPEPSTSVAAVAAREGKQPDELAYEILLQNEGREFLYFPFLNYAEFSLDATKEMLESDYTIPGLSDGGAHVGAICDGSFPTYMLTHWARDRTRGGRFDLAWLVKRQTRDTAISMGLMDRGLIAPGYKADLNVIDFEKLRLHPPHMIFDLPANTRRLMQHADGYVATIVSGEVIRREGKATGALPGKLVRGAQEPPSKLAAE is encoded by the coding sequence ATGAGTGATTTTGATCTGATAATTCGGAGCGGTACGGTGCTCGATGGTACGGGCGCCGAAGGCTACCGTGCAGATGTCGCTATCAAGTCGGGGTGCGTAGCGGCAGTGGGTCATGTTGAAGGATCTGCAACCGAAGAGATTGATGCATCGGACATGCTGGTGACGCCGGGTTGGGTCGACGTTCACACCCATTATGATGGTCAGGTGACCTGGGACAGCTTCGTGACGCCGTCCTCCTTGCATGGGGCAACCACTGTTGTAATGGGAAATTGCGGTGTTGGCTTTGCCCCCGTCCGCAAGCAGGACCACAAGACACTGATTAGTCTGATGGAAGGCGTGGAGGACATTCCAGGGGCTGCCCTTCATGAGGGTCTCAGCTGGAACTGGGAAAGTTTCCCGGAATATCTCGATGCCATCGAGGAACGAGCGCATGACATTGATGTGGCCGCGCAGGTTCCTCACGGCGCACTGCGTGTGTATGTCATGGGCGAACGAGGTGCGGCGCTTGAGAAAGCGACGGTTGAAGATATCGCGGAGATGGCACGCCTCAACAGAGAGGCTGTAGAAGCGGGTGCGCTTGGCTTTACGACATCGCGAACGATACTGCACAAAACTGCGGAAGGAGCCGCTGTCCCTACCTATGATGCCGCTCGCGAAGAATTGCTGGGCATTGCCGAGGAAATGGGAAAATCCGGCGCAGGTGTTTTGCAGCTGGTGAGCGACTTTGCGGACCTTCAGGTTGAGTTTGAAACGCTGACGGAAATGGCCCGTCTTTCACGCCGGCCTTTGAGCCTCTCTTTGGCGCAGGCAGACGTCATGCCGGGACGCTACAAAGAGCTTCTGGCAAAGCTGGAGGAAGCCAACCGTGCGGGGTTGGAGATGCGCGGTCAGGTCGCCAACCGTCCGGTTGGCCTGTTGCTGGGCCTGCAGGGATCGGTGCATCCATTTATCACTTACCCGTCTTATCGGGGGATTGCCGAGCTCCCGCTCGCAGAACGGGTGGCGAAGATGCGCGAGCCTGGCTTCCGGGACAGGCTTCTCTCAGAGAAACCACAGAAGGGCAATGTGTTCGCAAACCATATTGCCAGCTCCTACGACAAGATGTTTCAGTTGGGCGATCCACCAAACTATGAGCCGGAACCTTCAACGAGCGTTGCAGCTGTGGCGGCGCGAGAGGGCAAACAGCCAGATGAGCTAGCCTACGAGATTCTGCTTCAGAACGAGGGGCGCGAATTCCTCTATTTCCCGTTCCTGAACTATGCGGAATTCTCGCTCGATGCGACCAAAGAGATGCTTGAAAGCGACTACACAATTCCCGGCCTCTCTGATGGCGGTGCTCATGTCGGGGCCATCTGCGATGGCAGCTTTCCAACCTACATGCTGACCCATTGGGCCCGGGATCGAACGCGCGGCGGTCGGTTTGACCTTGCCTGGCTTGTTAAAAGACAGACCCGAGACACCGCAATATCTATGGGTCTGATGGACCGTGGCCTGATCGCGCCTGGATATAAAGCAGACCTCAACGTCATCGACTTTGAAAAGCTCAGACTTCATCCGCCGCACATGATTTTTGATTTGCCCGCAAACACCCGCCGCCTTATGCAGCATGCCGATGGCTATGTTGCAACGATCGTCAGTGGTGAGGTGATCCGCCGTGAGGGGAAGGCGACGGGCGCTCTGCCCGGAAAGCTTGTTCGGGGTGCGCAGGAGCCGCCCTCAAAACTCGCTGCTGAATAG